The following are encoded together in the Nocardioides okcheonensis genome:
- a CDS encoding sulfate/molybdate ABC transporter ATP-binding protein produces the protein MSIHVSGLNKKFGDFVALDDVNVTIPTGQLTALLGPSGGGKSTLLRIIAGLEKADSGTVTIEGTEATHLPPQKRNVGFVFQHYAVFKHMTVAKNVAFGLEIRKKPKAQVVERVDELLKLVHLSQFGHRMPSQLSGGQRQRMALARALAVEPSVLLLDEPFGALDAKVRKELRDWLRRLHDEVHVTTVFVTHDQEEAMEVADEIVVINEGRVEQVGTPDELYEAPANDFVMSFLGDVTQLGGVSLRPHDIDVSTSPVLAGSTEGTVSRLLKVGFEVRLHVLTVAGDDVSVVLSRAEARALDLAEGSTVWITPAPGAAVVPSMRAVG, from the coding sequence ATGAGCATCCACGTGTCCGGGCTGAACAAGAAGTTCGGCGACTTCGTCGCGCTCGACGACGTGAACGTCACCATCCCGACCGGTCAGCTGACCGCCCTCCTCGGCCCGAGCGGCGGCGGCAAGTCCACCCTCCTGCGGATCATCGCCGGACTGGAGAAGGCGGACTCCGGCACGGTGACCATCGAGGGCACGGAGGCGACCCACCTGCCGCCCCAGAAGCGCAACGTCGGCTTCGTCTTCCAGCACTACGCGGTCTTCAAGCACATGACGGTGGCGAAGAACGTCGCCTTCGGCCTCGAGATCCGCAAGAAGCCGAAGGCCCAGGTCGTCGAGCGGGTCGACGAGCTGCTCAAGCTCGTGCACCTCTCGCAGTTCGGCCACCGGATGCCGTCGCAGCTCTCGGGCGGTCAGCGCCAGCGCATGGCGCTCGCCCGCGCGCTGGCCGTGGAGCCGAGCGTGCTCCTGCTCGACGAGCCGTTCGGCGCGCTCGACGCCAAGGTCCGCAAGGAGCTGCGCGACTGGCTGCGGCGCCTGCACGACGAGGTGCACGTGACGACCGTCTTCGTCACCCACGACCAGGAGGAGGCGATGGAGGTCGCCGACGAGATCGTGGTCATCAACGAGGGCCGCGTCGAGCAGGTCGGCACCCCCGACGAGCTCTACGAGGCGCCCGCCAACGACTTCGTGATGTCCTTCCTGGGCGACGTGACCCAGCTCGGCGGCGTCTCGCTGCGTCCCCACGACATCGACGTGTCGACCAGCCCGGTCCTGGCCGGCTCCACCGAGGGCACCGTCTCGCGGCTGCTCAAGGTCGGCTTCGAGGTCCGCCTCCACGTCCTCACCGTCGCCGGCGACGACGTCAGCGTGGTCCTGTCGCGCGCCGAGGCGCGCGCACTCGACCTGGCGGAGGGCAGCACCGTCTGGATCACCCCGGCGCCCGGGGCCGCCGTCGTGCCGTCGATGCGCGCCGTCGGGTGA
- a CDS encoding MFS transporter: protein MNPEQVHDIGKRRAWVIWVVALAVYVLAVFHRSSLGVAGIIAADRFGINATSLATFTVLQLVVYAGMQVPVGVLLDRFGSRVMLLSGLALMTVGQLAFAFAGSFATAVAARALVGAGDAMIFVSVIRLVTVWFLVRQAPLVTQLTGLTGQLGAIVAAGPLSFLLHQLGWTRAFALTSSVGVVLLVAVVLLVKDSPYRRDEVVAVKLRALAESVRTVWGNPGTRLGMWSHFTSQFGATVFTLLWGYPFLVQGLGWTTGEASTLLMAMTAWAVVSGLVLARLVARLPYYRSFIVIGVVLAMVVPWTAVLLWPGAAPVWLVVVMAFATASGGPASMVAFDLARSFTPAHAIGRANGLVNVGGFTASLLTMALIGVVLDLAQPGGMDAYDLGDFKLALSVQYLFWAFGIWQILRYRRRGLAHLDRVHPGSIEQMRAGQPFVHPGIGTEGV from the coding sequence GTGAATCCGGAGCAGGTCCACGACATCGGGAAGCGTCGGGCCTGGGTGATCTGGGTCGTCGCGCTCGCGGTCTACGTCCTCGCGGTCTTCCACCGCAGCTCGCTCGGCGTCGCCGGCATCATCGCCGCCGACCGGTTCGGCATCAACGCGACCAGCCTGGCGACGTTCACCGTGCTCCAGCTCGTCGTCTACGCCGGCATGCAGGTGCCGGTCGGGGTCCTCCTCGACCGCTTCGGCTCCCGGGTGATGCTGCTGTCCGGGCTGGCGCTGATGACCGTCGGCCAGCTCGCCTTCGCCTTCGCCGGCTCGTTCGCGACGGCCGTGGCCGCGCGGGCGCTGGTGGGTGCGGGCGACGCGATGATCTTCGTGAGCGTGATCCGGCTGGTCACCGTGTGGTTCCTGGTCCGCCAGGCGCCGCTGGTCACCCAGCTCACCGGGCTCACCGGCCAGCTCGGCGCGATCGTCGCGGCCGGGCCGCTGTCGTTCCTGCTCCACCAGCTCGGGTGGACCCGCGCCTTCGCGCTCACCTCCAGCGTCGGCGTGGTGCTGCTGGTGGCGGTCGTGCTGCTCGTCAAGGACTCGCCCTACCGCCGCGACGAGGTCGTGGCGGTCAAGCTCCGCGCCCTCGCCGAGTCCGTGCGCACCGTCTGGGGCAACCCCGGCACCCGGCTCGGGATGTGGTCGCACTTCACCTCGCAGTTCGGCGCGACCGTCTTCACGCTGCTGTGGGGCTACCCGTTCCTCGTGCAGGGACTCGGCTGGACGACCGGCGAGGCGAGCACGCTGCTGATGGCGATGACCGCGTGGGCGGTCGTGAGCGGCCTCGTGCTGGCCCGGCTCGTCGCGCGGCTGCCCTACTACCGCTCGTTCATCGTGATCGGCGTCGTGCTGGCGATGGTGGTGCCGTGGACGGCCGTGCTGCTGTGGCCGGGTGCCGCGCCGGTGTGGCTCGTCGTGGTGATGGCCTTCGCCACCGCGAGCGGCGGTCCGGCGTCGATGGTCGCCTTCGACCTCGCGCGCTCCTTCACCCCGGCCCACGCGATCGGCCGCGCCAACGGGCTTGTCAACGTCGGCGGCTTCACCGCCTCGCTGCTGACCATGGCGCTGATCGGCGTCGTGCTCGACCTCGCCCAGCCCGGCGGCATGGACGCCTACGACCTCGGCGACTTCAAGCTCGCGCTGTCGGTGCAGTACCTCTTCTGGGCCTTCGGCATCTGGCAGATCCTGCGCTACCGCCGCCGCGGCCTCGCCCACCTCGACCGGGTCCACCCGGGCTCGATCGAGCAGATGCGCGCCGGGCAGCCCTTCGTCCACCCCGGGATCGGCACCGAGGGCGTGTAG
- a CDS encoding cobalamin B12-binding domain-containing protein, with amino-acid sequence MTIAPTPLSAATERLWAAVETYDGEVADTTLADLLWQRSLADAITQVVLPFLGELGDRWEQGRLSVAHEHFVSNLLRRWLWAFGGRPGDDGAVADGPVVLLACPPGERHDLVLLSFSLLLGESGARTRYLGADTPMPAIVAAARASQADAVVLAATRDTALTAEATAISRLAVEHPVFVAGRGATQGVAEGLNAHLMPHDPVAAVSFLTTVLAR; translated from the coding sequence GTGACCATCGCTCCCACCCCGCTGAGCGCCGCCACCGAGCGGCTCTGGGCCGCAGTCGAGACCTACGACGGTGAGGTCGCCGACACCACGCTCGCCGACCTGCTCTGGCAGCGTTCGCTCGCCGACGCGATCACCCAGGTGGTCCTGCCGTTCCTCGGCGAGCTCGGCGACCGCTGGGAGCAGGGCCGGCTGTCGGTCGCCCACGAGCACTTCGTCAGCAACCTGCTGCGCCGCTGGCTCTGGGCCTTCGGCGGTCGGCCGGGCGACGACGGTGCCGTGGCGGACGGCCCCGTGGTGCTGCTGGCCTGCCCGCCGGGGGAGCGCCACGACCTGGTCCTGCTCAGCTTCTCGCTGCTGCTGGGGGAGAGCGGTGCCCGGACCCGCTACCTCGGCGCCGACACCCCGATGCCCGCGATCGTCGCGGCCGCCCGGGCCTCGCAGGCCGACGCCGTCGTGCTCGCAGCGACCCGCGACACCGCGCTCACCGCGGAGGCCACCGCCATCTCCCGGCTCGCGGTCGAGCACCCGGTCTTCGTCGCCGGTCGCGGCGCCACCCAGGGCGTGGCCGAGGGGCTGAACGCCCACCTGATGCCGCACGACCCGGTCGCCGCGGTGTCCTTCCTGACGACGGTCCTCGCCAGGTGA
- a CDS encoding carbohydrate kinase family protein, whose product MTDEQPRVLVVGEALVDVVPDDTGTPRDLPGGSPANVAIALARLERDVRLVTVLADDDRGRQVRAWLERSGVVVEAYAPAGGRTSSATVTLDEHGAASYVFDLEWDLASAPDDEHDVLHVGSVATVLAPGADAVLAAVRAHRGRAVVSLDPNARPALTPDRAPVVARVEELVGLSDVVKVSDEDLAWLHPDDDHVAVATRWATQGPGLVVVTRGGDGAVAVRPDGTVLEVPGVPVAVADTVGAGDTFSGVLVDALLALGVRGADGASVLRGLSDRDVLGAVMAAAVGAAINVSRPGADPPSRAELTAALGPGADQE is encoded by the coding sequence ATGACCGACGAGCAGCCCCGCGTCCTGGTCGTCGGCGAGGCGCTCGTCGACGTGGTGCCCGACGACACCGGGACCCCGCGCGACCTGCCGGGCGGCAGCCCTGCCAACGTCGCGATCGCCCTCGCCCGGCTCGAGCGCGACGTCCGGCTGGTCACCGTCCTCGCCGACGACGACCGCGGCCGCCAGGTGCGGGCCTGGCTCGAGCGCAGCGGCGTCGTGGTCGAGGCGTACGCCCCGGCGGGCGGGCGTACGTCCAGCGCCACGGTCACCCTCGACGAGCACGGCGCCGCCAGCTATGTCTTCGACCTCGAGTGGGACCTCGCGTCGGCGCCCGACGACGAGCACGACGTGCTCCACGTCGGCTCCGTCGCGACCGTGCTCGCGCCGGGCGCCGACGCCGTGCTCGCCGCGGTCCGGGCCCACCGCGGCCGCGCGGTCGTCTCCCTCGACCCCAACGCCCGCCCCGCCCTGACGCCCGACCGCGCGCCGGTCGTGGCGCGGGTCGAGGAGCTGGTCGGCCTCTCCGACGTGGTCAAGGTCAGCGACGAGGACCTCGCCTGGCTCCACCCCGACGACGACCACGTCGCCGTCGCGACCCGCTGGGCCACACAGGGCCCCGGCCTCGTGGTCGTCACCCGCGGTGGCGACGGCGCGGTGGCCGTGCGCCCCGACGGGACCGTGCTCGAGGTGCCCGGCGTGCCGGTCGCGGTCGCCGACACGGTGGGCGCCGGTGACACCTTCAGCGGCGTGCTGGTCGACGCCCTCCTCGCCCTCGGCGTACGCGGGGCGGACGGCGCGTCCGTCCTGCGCGGGCTGTCCGACCGCGACGTCCTCGGCGCGGTGATGGCCGCCGCCGTCGGCGCCGCGATCAACGTCTCGCGCCCCGGCGCCGACCCGCCGTCGCGCGCCGAGCTGACCGCGGCCCTCGGCCCCGGGGCGGACCAGGAGTGA
- a CDS encoding sulfate ABC transporter permease subunit: MVKPSPIVRWLLRLVAVGYVFFLVAWPVGLLVQRTFDGGLTNLTDALGDEDVVAALALTGKIALAAVLINLVFGVTISLLLVRYEFPGKRALSALVDVPLSVSPVVVGLALVLVYNTRDGWLGPGLDERGIAIIFATPGLVMATCFVALPLVIREVVPVLHEIGDDQEQAARSLGANGPQTFWRITLPSIKWAVVYGVVLSLARSVGEFGAVKVVSDNVAGRTQTATLAVEKSYQNFAQGEAYAIAFLLVMVCVASLIVVAFLRPKAHD; the protein is encoded by the coding sequence GTGGTTAAGCCCTCACCGATCGTCCGGTGGCTGCTGCGCCTGGTCGCGGTCGGCTACGTGTTCTTCCTGGTCGCCTGGCCGGTGGGGCTGCTCGTGCAGCGCACGTTCGACGGCGGCCTGACCAACCTCACCGACGCCCTCGGCGACGAGGACGTGGTCGCCGCCCTTGCCCTGACCGGCAAGATCGCGCTGGCCGCCGTGCTGATCAACCTCGTCTTCGGCGTGACGATCTCCCTGCTGCTGGTGCGCTACGAGTTCCCCGGCAAGCGGGCCCTCTCGGCGCTCGTGGACGTGCCGCTCTCGGTGTCGCCGGTCGTCGTCGGCCTGGCGCTGGTGCTCGTCTACAACACCCGCGACGGCTGGCTCGGTCCCGGCCTGGACGAGCGTGGCATCGCGATCATCTTCGCCACGCCGGGACTGGTGATGGCGACCTGCTTCGTCGCCCTCCCGCTCGTGATCCGCGAGGTCGTCCCGGTGCTCCACGAGATCGGCGACGACCAGGAGCAGGCGGCGCGCAGCCTCGGCGCCAACGGCCCGCAGACGTTCTGGCGGATCACCCTGCCCAGCATCAAGTGGGCGGTCGTCTACGGCGTCGTGCTCAGCCTGGCCCGCTCGGTCGGCGAGTTCGGCGCGGTCAAGGTCGTCTCCGACAACGTCGCCGGCCGGACCCAGACGGCGACGCTCGCGGTCGAGAAGAGCTACCAGAACTTCGCGCAGGGCGAGGCGTACGCCATCGCCTTCCTGCTGGTGATGGTGTGCGTCGCCAGCCTGATCGTCGTCGCGTTCCTCCGTCCCAAGGCTCATGACTGA
- a CDS encoding AGE family epimerase/isomerase: protein MDATPPPDDAWLDAETRRLLSFGATGRRVVHPLGGAAWLGDDGTPDLARPVHTWITARTVHVYGLGALLGVDGSREVATAALDGLRTTLRDPEHGGWFGSVAPDGSPAETAKECYAHAFVALAGATAATAGVPGGEDLLDEAAEVFERQFWDDATGRVVDAWDRAWTAPDDYRGLNAAMHSVEAMLAVGDATGDRAWHERAARLSGLAVDLAAAYDGRLPEHFGPDWTPDLELNRERPDDPFKPFGATVGHALEWSRLLLHVEATLGADAPSGLLDTSRLLFDRAVADGWAADGAPGFVYTTDWAGTPVVRQRFHWVAAEAIGAAAALHRRTGETAYADRYAAWWAYVDAHVRDVERGSWHHELDPHNRPAATVWPGKPDLYHAVQATLLPRLPLAPGLAAGTARCLGGPPAA from the coding sequence ATGGACGCCACCCCACCGCCCGACGACGCCTGGCTCGACGCCGAGACGCGTCGCCTGCTGTCCTTCGGGGCCACCGGACGCCGCGTCGTCCACCCGCTCGGCGGGGCCGCCTGGCTCGGTGACGACGGCACCCCCGACCTCGCCCGGCCGGTGCACACCTGGATCACGGCCCGGACGGTCCACGTCTACGGCCTCGGTGCCCTGCTCGGCGTCGACGGCAGCCGCGAGGTCGCGACCGCGGCCCTCGACGGGTTGCGCACGACGCTGCGTGACCCCGAGCACGGTGGCTGGTTCGGGTCCGTCGCCCCCGACGGGAGCCCGGCGGAGACCGCCAAGGAGTGCTACGCCCACGCGTTCGTCGCGCTCGCCGGCGCCACCGCGGCCACCGCCGGCGTCCCCGGTGGCGAGGACCTGCTCGACGAGGCCGCCGAGGTGTTCGAGCGGCAGTTCTGGGACGACGCGACCGGGCGGGTCGTCGACGCGTGGGACCGGGCCTGGACCGCGCCCGACGACTACCGCGGGCTCAACGCCGCCATGCACTCCGTCGAGGCGATGCTCGCGGTCGGCGACGCGACCGGCGACCGTGCCTGGCACGAGCGGGCGGCGCGGCTCTCGGGCCTGGCCGTCGACCTCGCGGCGGCCTACGACGGGCGCCTCCCCGAGCACTTCGGCCCCGACTGGACCCCCGACCTCGAGCTCAACCGCGAGCGCCCGGACGACCCGTTCAAGCCGTTCGGCGCGACCGTCGGGCACGCCCTCGAGTGGTCGCGGCTGCTGCTCCACGTCGAGGCCACGCTCGGCGCGGACGCCCCCTCCGGCCTGCTGGACACCTCGCGGCTGCTCTTCGACCGCGCGGTCGCCGACGGCTGGGCGGCCGACGGCGCACCGGGCTTCGTCTACACGACCGACTGGGCGGGCACGCCGGTCGTGCGCCAGCGCTTCCACTGGGTCGCCGCCGAGGCGATCGGCGCCGCGGCCGCCCTGCACCGCCGCACCGGCGAGACGGCGTACGCCGACCGGTACGCCGCGTGGTGGGCCTACGTCGACGCGCACGTCCGCGACGTCGAGCGCGGCTCGTGGCACCACGAGCTGGACCCGCACAACCGGCCCGCCGCGACCGTCTGGCCCGGCAAGCCCGACCTCTACCACGCGGTCCAGGCCACGCTCCTTCCCCGGCTCCCGCTCGCCCCGGGTCTCGCGGCGGGGACCGCCCGGTGCCTCGGCGGCCCGCCGGCGGCATGA
- a CDS encoding 2-oxoacid:acceptor oxidoreductase subunit alpha: MVAPEKQVKQLDRVIIRFAGDSGDGMQLTGDRFTQETAAFGNDLVTLPNFPAEIRAPQGTLPGVSSFQVHFADHDILTAGDAPDVLVAMNPAALRANLGDLHKGATIIVDTHDFTARNLAKAGYVENPLDNDSLADYALHTVDLTGMTVEAVKEFGLSRKDASRAKNMFALGLLSWMYGRPTDPTTTFLAKRFAKVPDIRDANITAFKSGWNFGETTEAFAVQYEVKPATLPPGTYRNITGNLALAYGLVAGGVQSGLPVFLGTYPITPASDILHELSKHKSFGVTTFQAEDEIAGVGAAIGASYAGHLGVTSTSGPGVALKSEAIGLAVMTELPLVVVDVQRGGPSTGLPTKTEQADLLQAMFGRNGEAPVPVVAPQSPGDCFAAAVEATRIAVTYRTPVLLLSDGYLANGSEPWRVPTVEELPVIDPAFATEKNHGSGDEAEFWPYLRDEATLARPWAIPGTPGLEHRIGGLEKGDGHGNISYDPANHDFMVRTRQAKVDRIADSIPPLEVDDPSGRAKVLVIGWGSTYGPIGAGVRRVRKAGHDVAQAHLRHLNPFPSNLGEVLKGYDRVLVPEMNLGQLSLLLRAKYLVDAVGYNHVRGLPLKATELAHAIAELVGQAEGIDIDLGVWGEPTQKEHI, translated from the coding sequence GTGGTAGCCCCCGAGAAGCAGGTCAAGCAGCTCGACCGCGTCATCATCCGGTTCGCGGGAGACTCCGGCGACGGCATGCAGCTGACCGGAGACAGATTCACCCAGGAGACGGCCGCGTTCGGCAACGACCTGGTCACCCTGCCGAACTTCCCGGCCGAGATCCGGGCGCCCCAGGGCACCCTCCCGGGCGTCTCGTCGTTCCAGGTCCACTTCGCCGACCACGACATCCTCACCGCGGGCGACGCGCCCGACGTGCTGGTCGCGATGAACCCGGCGGCGCTGCGCGCCAACCTCGGCGACCTCCACAAGGGCGCCACGATCATCGTCGACACCCACGACTTCACCGCGCGCAACCTGGCCAAGGCCGGCTACGTCGAGAACCCGCTCGACAACGACTCCCTCGCCGACTACGCGCTGCACACTGTCGACCTCACCGGCATGACGGTGGAGGCGGTCAAGGAGTTCGGCCTCTCGCGCAAGGACGCCTCGCGCGCGAAGAACATGTTCGCCCTCGGCCTGCTGTCGTGGATGTACGGCCGCCCGACCGACCCGACGACGACGTTCCTCGCCAAGCGCTTCGCCAAGGTGCCCGACATCCGCGACGCCAACATCACGGCGTTCAAGTCGGGCTGGAACTTCGGCGAGACGACCGAGGCCTTCGCGGTCCAGTACGAGGTCAAGCCGGCCACGCTGCCGCCCGGCACCTACCGCAACATCACCGGCAACCTCGCCCTGGCGTACGGCCTGGTCGCGGGCGGCGTGCAGTCCGGCCTGCCGGTGTTCCTCGGGACGTACCCGATCACCCCGGCCTCCGACATCCTCCACGAGCTCAGCAAGCACAAGTCCTTCGGCGTCACGACCTTCCAGGCCGAGGACGAGATCGCCGGCGTCGGTGCCGCGATCGGCGCCTCCTACGCCGGCCACCTCGGCGTGACCTCGACCTCGGGCCCCGGCGTGGCGCTGAAGTCCGAGGCGATCGGCCTGGCCGTCATGACCGAGCTGCCGCTCGTCGTCGTCGACGTCCAGCGCGGCGGTCCGTCGACCGGCCTGCCCACCAAGACCGAGCAGGCCGACCTGCTGCAGGCGATGTTCGGGCGCAACGGCGAGGCGCCGGTCCCGGTCGTGGCGCCCCAGTCGCCCGGCGACTGCTTCGCGGCCGCGGTCGAGGCGACCCGGATCGCGGTCACCTACCGCACCCCGGTGCTGCTGCTCTCCGACGGCTACCTCGCCAACGGCTCCGAGCCGTGGCGGGTCCCGACGGTCGAGGAGCTGCCCGTGATCGACCCCGCCTTCGCCACCGAGAAGAACCACGGCTCGGGCGACGAGGCGGAGTTCTGGCCCTACCTGCGCGACGAGGCCACCCTGGCCCGGCCGTGGGCGATCCCCGGCACGCCGGGCCTCGAGCACCGCATCGGTGGCCTCGAGAAGGGCGACGGCCACGGCAACATCTCCTACGACCCGGCCAACCACGACTTCATGGTCCGCACCCGCCAGGCCAAGGTCGACCGGATCGCCGACTCCATCCCGCCGCTCGAGGTCGACGACCCGTCGGGCCGGGCGAAGGTCCTGGTGATCGGCTGGGGCTCGACCTACGGCCCGATCGGTGCGGGCGTACGCCGCGTGCGCAAGGCCGGCCACGACGTCGCGCAGGCCCACCTGCGCCACCTCAACCCGTTCCCGTCCAACCTCGGCGAGGTGCTGAAGGGCTACGACAGGGTGCTGGTGCCCGAGATGAACCTCGGCCAGCTCTCGCTGCTGCTCCGCGCGAAGTACCTCGTCGACGCCGTCGGCTACAACCACGTCCGCGGCCTTCCCCTCAAGGCCACCGAGCTCGCCCACGCGATCGCGGAGCTGGTCGGCCAGGCCGAGGGCATCGACATCGACCTCGGCGTGTGGGGCGAGCCCACCCAGAAGGAGCACATCTGA
- a CDS encoding sulfate ABC transporter substrate-binding protein, giving the protein MQIRSRAALAAVLVASLALSSCSSDGSGGGSGSDDSALRLSGFSILEAANEGIFEDFQATSEGDGVEFEPSYGASGDQSRAVADGSAADVVHYSLETDVTRLVDAGLVADDWKDNETNGIATSSVVVFVVRKGNPENIQTWDDLVKPGVEVITPNPGSSGSARWNILAAWAHATGGQDDEKAGRDFITSLLGNIIALPASGREATTAFTDGSGDVLLSYENEAILAKQNGADLDYVVPDDTLLIENPAAVTTDAPQEASDFLTFLTGPEAQADYASFGFRPVVDGVEIPEIEGANDPSDPFPTPGTLYTIDDNFGGWAEAAPKFFGTGEEGDPLGIITELQQETGKEGES; this is encoded by the coding sequence ATGCAGATCCGTTCACGTGCCGCTCTCGCGGCCGTCCTGGTCGCGTCACTGGCCCTCTCCTCCTGCTCCTCGGACGGGTCGGGCGGCGGCAGCGGCAGCGACGACAGCGCCCTCCGCCTGAGCGGGTTCTCGATCCTCGAGGCGGCCAACGAGGGCATCTTCGAGGACTTCCAGGCCACGTCCGAGGGCGACGGCGTCGAGTTCGAGCCGTCCTACGGCGCCTCGGGTGACCAGAGCCGCGCGGTGGCCGACGGCTCGGCCGCGGACGTCGTCCACTACTCCCTCGAGACCGACGTGACCCGCCTGGTCGACGCCGGCCTCGTCGCGGACGACTGGAAGGACAACGAGACCAACGGCATCGCCACCTCCTCGGTCGTGGTGTTCGTGGTCCGCAAGGGCAACCCCGAGAACATCCAGACCTGGGACGACCTGGTGAAGCCGGGCGTCGAGGTCATCACGCCCAACCCGGGCTCCTCGGGCTCCGCCCGCTGGAACATCCTCGCCGCGTGGGCCCACGCCACCGGCGGCCAGGACGACGAGAAGGCCGGCCGCGACTTCATCACCTCGCTGCTCGGCAACATCATCGCCCTGCCGGCCAGCGGCCGCGAGGCGACCACCGCCTTCACCGACGGGTCGGGCGACGTCCTCCTCTCCTACGAGAACGAGGCGATCCTCGCCAAGCAGAACGGCGCCGACCTCGACTACGTCGTCCCCGACGACACCCTGCTCATCGAGAACCCGGCCGCGGTGACCACGGACGCCCCGCAGGAGGCGTCGGACTTCCTCACCTTCCTCACCGGCCCCGAGGCGCAGGCCGACTACGCGTCCTTCGGCTTCCGCCCGGTGGTCGACGGCGTGGAGATCCCCGAGATCGAGGGCGCCAACGACCCGAGCGACCCGTTCCCGACCCCCGGCACGCTCTACACCATCGACGACAACTTCGGTGGCTGGGCCGAGGCCGCGCCGAAGTTCTTCGGCACCGGCGAGGAGGGTGACCCGCTGGGCATCATCACCGAGCTCCAGCAGGAGACCGGCAAGGAGGGCGAGAGCTGA
- a CDS encoding YajQ family cyclic di-GMP-binding protein, with protein MADSSFDIVSKLDRQEVDNALSQAAREIATRFDFKGTGASIEWKGEKAIEITASADDRASAVLSVFQDKLIKRNQSLKILDASEPRQSGQVSKIDIALKEGITSEDAKKISKLIRDEGPKGVKAQVQGEELRVSSKKRDDLQAVQQLVKSQDYDFAVQFTNYR; from the coding sequence ATGGCTGACTCGAGCTTCGACATCGTGAGCAAGCTGGACCGCCAGGAGGTCGACAACGCCCTGAGCCAGGCCGCCCGCGAGATCGCGACCCGCTTCGACTTCAAGGGCACCGGGGCGAGCATCGAGTGGAAGGGCGAGAAGGCGATCGAGATCACCGCCTCCGCCGACGACCGCGCGAGCGCGGTGCTCAGCGTCTTCCAGGACAAGCTCATCAAGCGCAACCAGAGCCTGAAGATCCTCGACGCGTCCGAGCCGCGCCAGTCGGGCCAGGTGTCCAAGATCGACATCGCGCTCAAGGAGGGCATCACCTCCGAGGACGCCAAGAAGATCTCCAAGCTGATCCGCGACGAGGGCCCCAAGGGCGTCAAGGCGCAGGTGCAGGGCGAGGAGCTGCGGGTGTCGTCGAAGAAGCGCGACGACCTCCAGGCCGTGCAGCAGCTGGTGAAGTCGCAGGACTACGACTTCGCGGTGCAGTTCACCAACTACCGCTGA
- the cysT gene encoding sulfate ABC transporter permease subunit CysT, whose protein sequence is MSAALSGATIDNAGPASPQGGRTRRTTPRSTLTPGAGLGLGVAMIWFSLLVLLPLSAIVARAAAGGWSQYFTVLQNPQTWNAVQLTVTQSLVVTLINVVVGTVIAWVLVRDRFWGQKLLNVIIDVPFALPTVVAGLVLLGLYGPNSPIGVEWAFTPNAVTLALAFVTLPFIVRTVQPVLEELDTDAEQAAASLGASRATIVRRIVLPSLFPAIASGAALSFARAISEYGSLVLLSGNRPNQTEVVSVRVLSFIENGNYSSAAALASVMLFVALVVIVALDLLQRRVARRG, encoded by the coding sequence ATGTCAGCCGCCCTGTCCGGGGCGACGATCGACAACGCCGGTCCGGCCTCCCCCCAGGGAGGCCGGACCCGGCGCACGACCCCCCGGAGCACGCTCACCCCGGGCGCCGGGCTCGGCCTCGGCGTGGCGATGATCTGGTTCAGCCTGCTCGTGCTGCTGCCGCTCTCGGCCATCGTCGCGCGCGCCGCGGCGGGCGGCTGGAGCCAGTACTTCACGGTGCTGCAGAACCCGCAGACCTGGAACGCCGTCCAGCTCACCGTCACCCAGTCGCTGGTCGTCACGCTCATCAACGTCGTGGTGGGGACGGTGATCGCCTGGGTCCTCGTCCGTGACCGGTTCTGGGGGCAGAAGCTCCTCAACGTCATCATCGACGTCCCCTTCGCCCTGCCGACCGTCGTCGCCGGCCTGGTCCTGCTGGGCCTCTACGGCCCGAACAGCCCGATCGGCGTCGAGTGGGCGTTCACCCCCAACGCGGTGACCCTCGCGCTCGCCTTCGTCACGCTGCCGTTCATCGTGCGGACCGTGCAGCCGGTGCTCGAGGAGCTCGACACCGACGCCGAGCAGGCGGCCGCCTCCCTGGGCGCGAGCCGCGCCACCATCGTGCGCCGGATCGTCCTGCCCAGCCTGTTCCCCGCGATCGCGTCGGGCGCCGCGCTCAGCTTCGCGCGGGCGATCTCCGAGTACGGCTCGCTGGTCCTGCTGAGCGGCAACCGGCCCAACCAGACCGAGGTCGTCTCGGTCCGGGTGCTGTCCTTCATCGAGAACGGCAACTACTCCTCCGCGGCGGCGCTCGCATCGGTCATGCTCTTCGTGGCCCTCGTCGTGATCGTCGCCCTCGACCTCCTCCAGCGAAGGGTGGCCCGCCGTGGTTAA